GCCACAAGGACAAGAGACCAGTCCTCACCAATACGGCGCAGAAGGCCAGCGCAGCAAATCCTCCGGCCAGTGCAGTAAAGAGCTGCCAGGTAGTCAGGACGAGGACAAGCGATGGGGGCAATTTGGCGCCCAAGACGAATGGGAGCAGCACTTTCACCCCAAGCGTAAGCCAGAGATACTTGGCCAGTGCCGCTCCCGCCACCGCCACAGTTCCGGCCAGCGCGCCAGGGTAAGCTGGCGGCCGCCCCCACAGGCGAGCCATGGCCGCATACGCGCTGACGAGAAGCCCATTGCCCAGTGCGATGACCGGCACTGCCAGACCAAGTCCTGCTGGGAGCAACCCGCGCAGCAGGGCCACGACCGGCGTGATGCACCCGAGGCCCACAGCGGGTATCCACCCAACAAGGGCCACCGTGACAAGCAGCATGGCGTTCACGAATGGACCGGTGAACGGCTGCGGAAGACCTGCGGCCTGGCCTGCGACCGTCAAGGCGGCCAAAAGTGAGAGCCGGGCAAGCACCTTCGAGCGTTTCACCACCCGCTCACCTTTTGGAGAAACCGGAAGCCAACGTTTCGACGAGAACTCCGGACGCCAGACATGCTCTCGTAGCAATCCATCTGTCGCTGTGAACAGGCGCCACCGCGCTTACGCGTCGCTCTCGACGTTGCGGGGAAAATTCCCCTTGATAATCGCGGCGGCGATTTGTATACTTCAAGGCAGTTTTTCGCACCTCTCTGGGCACGCGATGAAGCACTCTAAAAGCTCACACGCCGGACATCTCCCTTTGCGCACCTGCGTGGGTTGTCGCCAGGTACGCGAAAAGAGGCGCTTGTTGCGCATCGTCAGAGCCAGCGACGGCACGTTGACCGTGGATGACGAGGGCACGGCCCCTGGCCGAGGTGCGTACGTGTGCCGCAATGCCGCCTGCGTGCAGCTTGCTCGCAAGCGGCGCGCTCTTGACCGCTCGTTGCGCATCCATGTGCCGGAGAGCCTCTACGATGCGCTGAGCAAAATAGTCGGGGGCAACGATGTTGCTCACTGAGTTGGGCATTGTCGGCCTCGCCCGGCGAGCCGGCAAGGTAGCCATCGGTCGCGAGGCAGCACGCATAGCCATCCTGCGCCACCACTGCCGCGTGCTCCTGTTGGCACAAGATGCGCCGACCAGGGTTCGCACTCGCCTTACTGCCATGGCCGAGTCGTACCAGGTGCCCGTTGTGGAGGTGGTCAGCAAAGCTGCGCTGGGGGAGCGACTGGGGTGCCCGGAGGTCGTCGCGGCAGCGGTGTGTGACCAGAGCTTCGCGGAGGGGATTCTCAACAAGTGCCTCCCCGCGCGGGATGCAGGCGCTTCCGGAGAACCACCAGCAACGGATACCCCAGAGCATAGCAGGCGATAGCCTCTCCCGCCCCGATGTACAAGACCGTGAGCCAGTACGGCATGCCGGCGATGCGGTGAAGGTAGAGGCTTACGCCGACGGCATTGCAAAAGATAGGCGGGAGCGGTGCCAGCCAGGCCTTGCCGGCGCGGCGCAGCAGGTAGGTGAGGCAGGCGGCCACCAGAGTGATAAAGCTGCCGCCGAAGATATCCACCGGGCCCAGGCCACCAAAGACATTTGCCACCATGCAGCCGAAGTAGAGGCCTGGAATTGCCCAGGGCGTGACAAAAGGGAGCACCGTGAGCGCCTCGGCCACCCGCACCTGCAGCGGCCCATAGCTGATGGGCGCCAGGACCACGGTGAGCGCCGCATATAAGGCGCCGATAATCCCAGCTGTGGCAATCTGTTTGCTTGTCACTGTTCTCTTTCGATGCGAGTGCAAATCTCAGAAACCTGCCTATTCAATGACACGTCGGACACAACATGCTCCGCATGAGTCAGGAAGCGCTGCGGCCAGGACCGCGGAGGTGGTGCACCTGCTGGAGGCGGCATTTGGCGAACCGCGCTGGCGCGGCCCTGCAGACCCTCTCGACGTGCTCATCCGCACCATTCTGTCGCAGAATACCAACGACCGCAACCGGGATCGCGCCTACGAGGCCTTGCGAGCCCTCTATCCGCGCTGGGAACTGCTGCTCGAAGCGCCGGTCGCCGAGGTGGCTGCTGCCATCCGTCCCGCCGGACTGAGCAATCAGAAAAGCGCGCGTATCAAGCAGATCCTTTCCTGGATACGCCAGACGTACGGCGCCCTCGACTTGCGCGCAATTTGTGCGCAACCACCCGAGCAGGTGGAGGAGACTTTTCTGAAGCTCAAGGGGATCGGCATCAAGACCATCAGCGTCGTGCTCATGTTCGCCTGTGGACACGACGTCTTTCCGGTGGACACACACGTGCACCGCATCTGCCTGCGCTTGGGCCTGGTGCCACAAGGCGCCAGCGCTGAGAAGACCCACTACCTCATGCAGCCGCTTGTGCCCAAAGGCAAGGCCTACTCCCTGCACATGAACCTCTTGCGCCTGGGAAGGACCGTCTGCCGCGCCCGCACACCTGCCTGCCAGGTCTGCCCATTGCGTGCTCTCTGCCCGTATCCCGATAAGGCCAAGACCTGACCCACTGCCAAGAGGAGCGTTGCCATTGCCCTTCAGATCGACTCTCCACGTGGGTCGGCCGCTCGGAGGGCTGAGGCCAGCCCAAGGCAACCAAACGGGCCTCCCTCCTGCTGCTAACCGTCCCCATCCCTCTCACCTCTCCCAGGAGCTTCATCGGCCTTTGCCATGGTGATGCCCGTGTACCCGTAGAACATCGACACCACTGGATTGCACAGGTTGAGGAACGCGAACGGGAGGTAAACCAGGGGGCTCACGCCAAGGGTGGCATGCATAAACGCCCCGCAGCTATTCCAGGGGATCAAAGGTGAGGAGAGCGTCCCAGAATCCTCCAAGCAGCGGGAGAGGTTCTTGGGGTGGAGCCCCATGCGGTCGAAGGCGTCCTTGTACATCCTGCCCGGGATGACGATGGCCAGGTACTGGTCCGAGGCGATGGCGTTCATGCCGATGCAGCTCAGGAGCGTGGTCGCCACCAAGGAGCCTGTGGTGCGCACCCGGCGGAGCAGTGCTTCGGCGATAGTGGCAAGCATGCCGGTCTTTTCCATGATCCCGCCAAAGGACAGCGCGCAGATGATGAGGGCCACGGTCTCCATCATGCTCACCAGGCCTCCTCTGGTGAGCAGCTCATCGACAACGGCGACGCCGGTCTGAGAGACGTAACCGCGGTGCGCAGCACCCACCACCGCCGAAAGCGACGCCGACTGCGCCGCCAGCGCGCAAATTCCGCCCATAGCCGTGCCGGCCAACAGAGCCGGCAGAGGCGGCACGCGTCTTACAACCATCACGATCACCAAGCAAGGCGGCAGGAGCAGCAGGGGGTGAATGAAAAACGCACCGCGCAGAGT
The sequence above is a segment of the Calditrichota bacterium genome. Coding sequences within it:
- a CDS encoding ECF transporter S component, which translates into the protein MKRSKVLARLSLLAALTVAGQAAGLPQPFTGPFVNAMLLVTVALVGWIPAVGLGCITPVVALLRGLLPAGLGLAVPVIALGNGLLVSAYAAMARLWGRPPAYPGALAGTVAVAGAALAKYLWLTLGVKVLLPFVLGAKLPPSLVLVLTTWQLFTALAGGFAALAFCAVLVRTGLLSLWRSEEGEEAGC
- a CDS encoding YlxR family protein, with the protein product MKHSKSSHAGHLPLRTCVGCRQVREKRRLLRIVRASDGTLTVDDEGTAPGRGAYVCRNAACVQLARKRRALDRSLRIHVPESLYDALSKIVGGNDVAH
- a CDS encoding ribosomal L7Ae/L30e/S12e/Gadd45 family protein, yielding MLLTELGIVGLARRAGKVAIGREAARIAILRHHCRVLLLAQDAPTRVRTRLTAMAESYQVPVVEVVSKAALGERLGCPEVVAAAVCDQSFAEGILNKCLPARDAGASGEPPATDTPEHSRR
- a CDS encoding QueT transporter family protein, translated to MTSKQIATAGIIGALYAALTVVLAPISYGPLQVRVAEALTVLPFVTPWAIPGLYFGCMVANVFGGLGPVDIFGGSFITLVAACLTYLLRRAGKAWLAPLPPIFCNAVGVSLYLHRIAGMPYWLTVLYIGAGEAIACYALGYPLLVVLRKRLHPARGGTC
- a CDS encoding endonuclease III, whose protein sequence is MHLLEAAFGEPRWRGPADPLDVLIRTILSQNTNDRNRDRAYEALRALYPRWELLLEAPVAEVAAAIRPAGLSNQKSARIKQILSWIRQTYGALDLRAICAQPPEQVEETFLKLKGIGIKTISVVLMFACGHDVFPVDTHVHRICLRLGLVPQGASAEKTHYLMQPLVPKGKAYSLHMNLLRLGRTVCRARTPACQVCPLRALCPYPDKAKT
- the nhaC gene encoding Na+/H+ antiporter NhaC; the encoded protein is MAEKSRRIRLGLALVPVLFLVAALSFTIVVLKQSAHVPLICAAVVAAIIAVAHGYPWREIQRGMVLGITLAMDAILILMVVGTLIGTWLLGGVVPTMIYYGLQLLSPSVFLVATLIICSIVSLGTGSSWSTAGTVGVALIGVGHGLGVPLPMVAGAIISGSYFGDKMSPLSDTTNLAPAVAGTDIFSHVRHMVYTTAPSYAIASVLYTVLGLRFRGGTLDTQNVTLILSTLRGAFFIHPLLLLPPCLVIVMVVRRVPPLPALLAGTAMGGICALAAQSASLSAVVGAAHRGYVSQTGVAVVDELLTRGGLVSMMETVALIICALSFGGIMEKTGMLATIAEALLRRVRTTGSLVATTLLSCIGMNAIASDQYLAIVIPGRMYKDAFDRMGLHPKNLSRCLEDSGTLSSPLIPWNSCGAFMHATLGVSPLVYLPFAFLNLCNPVVSMFYGYTGITMAKADEAPGRGERDGDG